The Petropleomorpha daqingensis genome includes a window with the following:
- a CDS encoding flavin reductase family protein encodes MTAAEQDPGAVDPRVMRDVLGHFASGVTVVTADTADGPLGFTCQSFSSLSLDPPLVAFAPSRTSTTWPRLREIRRFCVNVLAEDQTAVSQKFARSGGDKFTGVAWTRSRHGSPVLEGVVAWIDGELWAEYEGGDHTIVVARVLDLGADPTRRPLLFHRGNYGLLDVTRADG; translated from the coding sequence GTGACGGCTGCCGAACAGGACCCCGGAGCGGTCGATCCGCGCGTGATGCGCGACGTGCTCGGCCACTTCGCCTCCGGGGTCACCGTCGTCACCGCCGACACCGCGGACGGGCCGCTGGGCTTCACCTGCCAGTCGTTCAGCTCGCTGTCGCTCGATCCCCCGCTGGTCGCCTTCGCGCCGTCGCGCACCTCGACCACGTGGCCGCGACTGCGCGAGATCCGTCGGTTCTGCGTGAACGTGCTGGCCGAGGACCAGACGGCGGTGTCGCAGAAGTTCGCGCGCTCCGGTGGCGACAAGTTCACCGGCGTCGCCTGGACCCGCAGCCGGCACGGCTCACCGGTGCTCGAGGGCGTCGTGGCCTGGATCGACGGCGAGCTGTGGGCCGAGTACGAGGGCGGCGACCACACGATCGTCGTCGCCCGGGTGCTCGACCTCGGTGCCGATCCCACCCGTCGGCCGCTGCTGTTCCACCGCGGCAACTACGGGCTGCTCGACGTCACCCGCGCCGACGGCTGA
- a CDS encoding SpoIIE family protein phosphatase — protein MPPNRDRDPAVPGIVAEASAVVSEHARDAGAPTALPGVLADVPVAVLVIDQKASSVIYANVAAVELAGNVSLPVDVDTWGASAGLTDLTGEPLARTASPLSLVAQGQPVTGEAVRLLPGTSSEPVRARQDDGLSDQLLWVTGFPLSQVGSEQQLALVVFLQLDVADNVEDPDAYLQALRERAVLATDITFTITDPRQPDNPLVWVNPSFTRVTGYEYDDAVGRNCRFLQGPATDPDAVDGIRAALAEQRTVTTTLLNYRKDGTAFWNQLSISPVFDGEGELVSFVGVQTDVTERVRVEHERAAAFAAEQSARQEAELARAIAEQARADAERAQESAEQAQNRLALMSEASSALLGTLDMPTLLGRLADICVPGLADWVVLTLVDAYGEVRDAVGRHKDGFETELAAFAATHALHLPAASPSRRSLATSQPVLVDLTPENRAEIFVSPTAREVVERLGGASVLTVPMSARRRTLGAMALVRTSAERPFGQDDVDLVHDLARRAALAMDNVRLYQQEHTVADTLQRSLLPVLPEIPGIRAAAHYISASTAADVGGDFYDLLELPDGSIGMVIGDVVGHDVAAAAAMGHLRGLIRACVWEAEDDDPSAVLARVDRLVQGLHVAPMATLVYARAVPPRDPGGPWRLQVANAGHPPLLVRYADGTVELCDDVTGLLVGVDSDTVRPTVTAEIPAGTTLLAYTDGLIERPGTDLDEGIAELRARLASAPPDADPDLLCDVAVSGSLDGRDDVALLAVRFE, from the coding sequence GTGCCGCCCAATCGCGACCGCGACCCCGCAGTGCCGGGGATCGTCGCCGAAGCGAGCGCGGTGGTCTCCGAGCACGCCCGCGACGCGGGTGCCCCGACGGCGCTGCCCGGCGTCCTGGCCGACGTGCCGGTCGCCGTCCTGGTCATCGACCAGAAGGCCAGCTCGGTCATCTACGCCAACGTGGCCGCCGTCGAGCTGGCCGGCAACGTCTCGCTGCCCGTCGACGTCGACACCTGGGGCGCCTCGGCGGGGCTCACCGACCTCACCGGGGAGCCCCTGGCCCGGACGGCCAGTCCGCTCTCCCTGGTCGCGCAGGGCCAGCCGGTCACCGGCGAGGCGGTCCGCCTCCTGCCCGGCACCAGCTCCGAGCCGGTCCGCGCCCGGCAGGACGACGGCCTGTCCGACCAGCTGCTGTGGGTCACCGGCTTCCCGCTGTCCCAGGTCGGCAGCGAGCAGCAGCTGGCCCTGGTGGTCTTCCTGCAGCTCGACGTGGCGGACAACGTCGAGGACCCCGATGCCTACCTGCAGGCGCTGCGCGAGCGGGCCGTGCTCGCCACGGACATCACCTTCACCATCACCGACCCGCGCCAGCCGGACAACCCGCTGGTGTGGGTCAACCCGTCGTTCACCCGGGTGACCGGGTACGAGTACGACGACGCCGTCGGCCGCAACTGCCGGTTCCTGCAGGGGCCGGCGACCGACCCGGACGCGGTGGACGGCATCCGGGCGGCCCTCGCCGAGCAGCGCACGGTCACCACCACGCTGCTCAACTACCGCAAGGACGGCACCGCCTTCTGGAACCAGCTGTCGATCAGCCCCGTCTTCGACGGGGAGGGCGAGCTGGTCAGCTTCGTCGGCGTGCAGACCGACGTCACCGAGCGGGTGCGTGTCGAGCACGAACGGGCCGCGGCGTTCGCGGCCGAGCAGTCGGCCCGGCAGGAGGCGGAGCTCGCCCGCGCGATCGCCGAGCAGGCCCGCGCCGACGCCGAGCGGGCGCAGGAGAGCGCCGAGCAAGCCCAGAACCGGCTGGCGCTGATGTCCGAGGCGAGCAGCGCGCTGCTGGGCACGCTCGACATGCCCACGCTGCTCGGCCGGCTCGCCGACATCTGCGTCCCGGGCCTGGCCGACTGGGTCGTGCTCACCCTGGTCGACGCCTACGGCGAGGTCCGCGACGCCGTCGGCCGGCACAAGGACGGGTTCGAGACCGAGCTCGCCGCGTTCGCCGCGACCCACGCCCTGCACCTGCCCGCGGCCTCACCGAGCCGCCGCAGCCTGGCGACGTCCCAGCCGGTGCTGGTGGACCTCACGCCCGAGAACCGCGCGGAGATCTTCGTCTCCCCGACGGCGCGGGAGGTCGTCGAGCGGCTCGGCGGGGCATCGGTGCTGACCGTGCCGATGTCGGCGCGGCGACGCACCCTCGGCGCGATGGCGCTGGTCCGGACGTCGGCGGAGCGCCCCTTCGGCCAGGACGACGTCGACCTGGTCCACGACCTGGCCCGCCGCGCGGCGCTGGCCATGGACAACGTGCGGCTCTACCAGCAGGAGCACACGGTCGCCGACACGCTGCAGCGCTCCCTGCTGCCGGTGCTGCCCGAGATCCCCGGCATCCGCGCCGCGGCGCACTACATCAGCGCGTCCACCGCCGCCGACGTCGGCGGGGACTTCTACGACCTGCTGGAGCTGCCCGACGGCTCCATCGGCATGGTCATCGGCGACGTCGTCGGGCACGACGTCGCCGCGGCCGCCGCGATGGGTCACCTGCGCGGGCTCATCCGCGCCTGCGTGTGGGAGGCCGAGGACGACGACCCGTCCGCGGTGCTGGCCCGCGTCGACCGGCTCGTGCAGGGCCTGCACGTGGCGCCGATGGCGACGCTGGTCTACGCCCGCGCGGTCCCCCCGAGGGACCCGGGCGGTCCGTGGCGGCTGCAGGTCGCCAACGCCGGTCACCCGCCGCTGCTCGTCCGGTACGCCGACGGCACGGTCGAGCTCTGCGACGACGTCACCGGGTTGCTGGTCGGCGTCGACAGCGACACCGTGCGGCCGACGGTGACCGCCGAGATCCCGGCCGGCACGACGCTGCTGGCCTACACCGACGGGCTGATCGAGCGTCCCGGCACGGACCTGGACGAGGGGATCGCGGAGCTGCGTGCGCGGCTGGCCTCGGCCCCGCCGGACGCCGATCCGGACCTGCTGTGCGACGTCGCGGTGAGCGGCAGCCTCGACGGGCGGGACGACGTGGCGCTGCTGGCCGTCCGCTTCGAGTGA